In the Sebastes fasciatus isolate fSebFas1 chromosome 20, fSebFas1.pri, whole genome shotgun sequence genome, one interval contains:
- the cyp26a1 gene encoding cytochrome P450 26A1, translating into MALNTLLATFLCTIVLPILLFLVALKLWEVYMIRGRDPSCSSPLPPGSMGLPFIGETLQLILQRRKFLRMKRQKYGYIYRTHLFGNPTVRVTGAENVRQILLGEHRLVSAQWPASVRTILGSETLSNVHGAQHKTKKKAIMRAFSTEALELYIPVIQEEVRAAVKEWLAKDSCVLVYPEMKRLMFRIAMRILLGFEPDQIRTDEQQLVEAFEEMIKNLFSLPIDVPFSGLYRGLKARNFIHSKIEENIKKKLQESDKEPKHRDALQQLIDSSKKNGEPFSMQAMKESATELLFGGHETTASTATSLVMFLGLNPEVVDKLRQELMDKEEHGMDLHSLNIESLEQLKYTGCVIKETLRINPPVPGGFRVALKTFELNGYQIPKGWNVIYSICDTHDVAEIFPNKEDFQPERFMTKPLADSSRFQYIPFGGGSRMCVGKEFAKVLLKIFLVEVVTKCHWTLLNGPPTMKTGPTVYPTDNLPTKFTSYV; encoded by the exons ATGGCTCTGAACACACTGCTGGCCACCTTCCTGTGCACCATCGTGCTGCCCATCCTGCTGTTCCTGGTGGCTCTGAAGCTGTGGGAGGTTTACATGATCCGAGGCAGAGACCCGAGCTGCTCCAGCCCGCTGCCACCAGGCTCCATGGGCTTACCTTTCATTGGAGAGACGCTGCAGCTCATCCTacag AGGAGAAAGTTCCTGCGGATGAAGCGTCAGAAGTACGGTTACATCTACCGGACGCACCTCTTCGGTAACCCCACAGTGCGCGTCACCGGAGCGGAAAACGTCAGGCAGATCCTGCTGGGCGAGCACCGGCTCGTGTCCGCGCAGTGGCCCGCCTCTGTGCGCACCATCCTGGGCTCAGAAACGCTGTCCAACGTGCACGGAGCTCAACACAAGACCAAGAAAAAG GCAATCATGCGGGCCTTCTCCACGGAGGCTCTGGAGCTCTACATCCCTGTCATCCAGGAAGAGGTGCGGGCTGCAGTGAAGGAGTGGTTGGCCAAGGACTCATGCGTGCTGGTCTACCCGGAGATGAAGCGGCTGATGTTCCGCATCGCCATGAGGATCCTTCTGGGCTTCGAGCCGGATCAGATCAGGACGGACGAGCAGCAGCTGGTGGAAGCTTTCGAGGAAATGATCAAGAATCTGTTCTCTCTGCCCATCGACGTGCCTTTCAGCGGATTGTACAGG GGTCTGAAGGCGAGGAACTTCATCCACTCCAAGATAGAGGAGAACATCAAGAAGAAGCTGCAGGAGTCAGACAAGGAGCCCAAACACAGAGACGCTCTGCAGCAGCTCATCGACAGCAGCAAGAAGAACGGGGAACCGTTCAGCATGCAG GCCATGAAGGAGTCTGCTACAGAGCTGCTGTTTGGGGGCCACGAGACCACGGCCAGCACAGCCACCTCCCTGGTCATGTTCCTGGGCCTGAACCCTGAAGTTGTGGATAAACTGAGGCAGGAACTGATGGACAAG GAGGAGCATGGGATGGACCTCCACAGTCTGAACATCGAGTCCTTGGAGCAGTTGAAATACACCGGCTGCGTCATTAAAGAGACTCTGAGGATCAACCCTCCAGTTCCTGGAGGCTTCAGAGTGGCCCTCAAGACTTTCGAACTCAAT GGTTACCAAATCCCCAAAGGATGGAACGTCATCTACAGCATCTGTGACACCCATGATGTGGCTGAGATCTTCCCCAACAAGGAAGACTTCCAGCCGGAGCGCTTCATGACCAAACCCTTGGCCGACTCCTCCAGGTTCCAGTACATCCCGTTCGGAGGGGGCTCCAGGATGTGTGTGGGGAAAGAGTTTGCGAAGGTCCTTCTGAAGATCTTCCTGGTGGAAGTGGTCACAAAGTGTCACTGGACTCTTTTAAACGGCCCACCCACCATGAAAACAGGACCTACTGTCTATCCTACAGACAATCTGCCAACCAAGTTTACCAGCTATGTATAA